In Suricata suricatta isolate VVHF042 chromosome 14, meerkat_22Aug2017_6uvM2_HiC, whole genome shotgun sequence, one DNA window encodes the following:
- the POP5 gene encoding ribonuclease P/MRP protein subunit POP5: protein MVRFKHRYLLCELVSDDPRCRLNLEDRVLSGLVRDTIARVHGTFGAASCSIGFAVRYLNAYTGIVLLRCRKEFYQLVCSALPFITYLENKGHRYPCFLNTLHVGGTIRTCQKFLIHYNRRQLLMLLQNCTDEGEREAIQKSVTRSCLLEERSDEEQLSDSGGEEPSEAME, encoded by the exons ATGGTGCGATTCAAGCACAG GTACCTGCTCTGCGAATTGGTGTCTGATGATCCCCGCTGCCGCCTGAATCTGGAGGACCGAGTGCTGAGCGGCCTCGTTCGAGACACGATCGCTCGCGTGCACGGGACTTTCGGCGCAGCCTCCTGCTCCATCGGCTTCGCAG TGAGATACCTCAATGCCTATACTGGAATAGTGCTACTTCGATGCCGGAAGGAATTCTACCAACTTGTGTGCTCGGCTCTTCCTTTCATCACATACTTGGAGAACAAAGGACACCGTTACCCGTGTTTTCTCAACACTTTACATGTGGGAG GTACAATTCGAACCTGTCAGAAGTTCCTGATTCATTACAACAGGAGACAGCTATTGATGTTATTGCAGAACTGCACTGATGAAG GAGAACGAGAAGCTATCCAGAAATCTGTCACAAGAAGCTGTTTACTAGAGGAGAGGTCAGATGAGGAACAGCTTTCAGATAGTGGTGGTGAGGAGCCTTCTGAAGCAATGGAGTGA